The following proteins are co-located in the Deferribacter autotrophicus genome:
- a CDS encoding helix-turn-helix domain-containing protein, which produces MEEFDINIGERIRKLRTERGMTLQDVANFTGFSKALISQIENNVVTPPITTLAKIAKVLNVKMTYFFDEEINYKDYYVVKKKDRKFVFREGAKHGYLYEELAHIKNNDLFETFVVTIKPGDTHKKLFSHEGYEFMYILDGKIRLYLNNDIIELEEGDSIAFSSKIPHYAESIDRGSSKILSVRMKKLDVQKLRNLQK; this is translated from the coding sequence ATGGAAGAATTTGATATTAATATTGGTGAAAGAATAAGAAAGTTAAGAACAGAACGTGGTATGACATTACAGGATGTAGCAAATTTTACAGGTTTTTCAAAAGCTCTTATTTCTCAAATTGAAAATAATGTAGTTACTCCACCAATTACTACATTGGCAAAGATTGCTAAAGTGTTAAATGTAAAAATGACTTACTTTTTTGATGAAGAAATAAATTATAAAGATTATTATGTTGTTAAAAAGAAGGATCGCAAGTTTGTTTTTAGAGAAGGTGCAAAGCATGGATATCTTTATGAGGAGCTTGCTCATATTAAAAATAATGATCTTTTTGAAACATTTGTAGTTACAATAAAGCCTGGTGATACTCATAAGAAACTTTTTAGTCATGAAGGTTATGAATTTATGTATATTCTAGACGGTAAGATAAGGTTGTATCTAAATAATGATATTATTGAACTTGAGGAAGGGGACTCTATTGCTTTTAGCTCTAAGATTCCTCATTATGCTGAAAGTATTGATAGAGGTTCTTCAAAGATTTTAAGTGTAAGAATGAAAAAGCTGGATGTGCAAAAGTTACGTAATTTACAAAAATAA
- a CDS encoding gamma carbonic anhydrase family protein: protein MENVKKRLKLKPVLGKNVFIAQDATIIGDVELGDESSIWFHVTIRADVNFIKIGKFSNIQDNSVIHVTLNKYPTIIGDYVTIGHSATLHGCTIKNNCLIGIGAIIMDNSIINENSIVAAGTLIPPNKTFPPNVLIKGYPGKVVKELSEEEIKSITDYALRYKKYKDIYLANF from the coding sequence ATGGAAAACGTTAAGAAAAGACTTAAATTAAAGCCTGTTCTTGGCAAAAATGTTTTTATTGCTCAAGATGCAACAATTATTGGTGATGTTGAACTTGGAGATGAATCAAGCATATGGTTTCATGTAACAATTAGAGCAGATGTAAATTTTATAAAAATAGGAAAATTTTCAAATATTCAAGACAATTCAGTTATTCATGTCACACTTAACAAATACCCTACTATTATTGGTGATTACGTAACTATTGGTCATAGCGCCACATTACATGGTTGTACTATAAAGAATAATTGCTTAATAGGAATTGGCGCTATAATAATGGACAACAGTATTATTAATGAAAACAGTATTGTAGCTGCTGGAACTCTTATCCCACCAAATAAAACTTTCCCTCCTAATGTATTAATAAAAGGTTATCCTGGAAAAGTTGTAAAAGAACTTTCTGAAGAAGAAATTAAAAGTATTACTGATTATGCTTTAAGATATAAAAAATATAAAGATATTTATTTAGCTAATTTCTAA
- a CDS encoding sensor histidine kinase — protein MLYILSVISTVFVTLVYFSLKSKNISYIPDIIITSYLFILTFFIIKKLKETESELKNKIEALNTTTNELKTSNEELQALNLQLLKSKKEYEKLANYHNNILINMNHELKTPLNSIIGFTTLLINDYESLSKEDIINSLKLIDESAKRLNLMLSNIINLSKQPSGDIESEKKCGSCKYVIESLISTIKGLIKSNMKVVFNYNLPDTLPDVIYDEKIVNNILLNIALASVISTEKGVIELQIQSDPDFLIIEITDTGKPFNLDKVKNYFLTKSTDINTNEPEYKLFLSKQLAINNNIDLILENTQFGNKYILKLKRC, from the coding sequence ATGCTGTATATTTTAAGCGTGATATCAACGGTTTTTGTTACTTTAGTTTATTTTTCTTTAAAATCTAAAAATATTTCTTATATCCCAGATATAATTATAACCTCTTATTTATTTATACTGACTTTTTTTATAATTAAGAAATTAAAAGAAACAGAATCAGAACTTAAAAATAAAATCGAAGCCTTAAATACAACCACTAACGAATTAAAAACATCTAATGAAGAGTTACAAGCTTTAAATTTACAACTTTTAAAATCAAAAAAAGAATACGAAAAACTCGCAAATTATCACAACAATATACTAATAAATATGAACCATGAACTAAAAACTCCTTTAAATTCTATTATTGGATTTACCACTTTGCTAATAAACGATTATGAGAGTCTTAGTAAAGAGGATATTATCAATTCTTTAAAGCTGATAGATGAATCAGCAAAACGTCTTAATCTTATGTTGTCAAATATTATTAATTTATCAAAACAGCCTAGCGGAGATATTGAAAGTGAAAAAAAATGCGGCTCATGCAAATATGTTATAGAATCATTAATATCTACAATAAAAGGATTAATAAAAAGCAATATGAAAGTAGTTTTTAATTATAATCTACCTGACACCTTACCAGATGTCATTTATGACGAAAAAATTGTTAATAATATTTTGTTAAATATCGCTTTAGCCTCAGTCATTAGCACAGAAAAAGGTGTCATAGAACTCCAAATTCAAAGTGACCCAGATTTTCTCATCATAGAAATAACTGATACAGGAAAACCTTTTAATCTGGATAAAGTTAAAAATTATTTCTTAACAAAATCAACGGATATAAATACAAATGAACCAGAATACAAACTTTTTCTATCTAAGCAATTAGCAATAAATAATAATATAGATTTAATACTTGAAAATACACAATTTGGTAATAAATATATCTTAAAGTTAAAAAGGTGCTAA
- a CDS encoding helix-turn-helix domain-containing protein codes for MSYGAKLREIRKRLGMTLEDVSQKTGFTKSFISQIENGKNSPSIASLKKICFALGITISELFEDERNVVYKFSYDDYKVLHNKNIDIYFLANKLVNRKLEPLILEMGPNSETGSNFYNHVGEEFGYVLEGEITVIIGNTEYVLHEGESIYFSSNLPHKIKNKTNKHAKAFWVGTPPSF; via the coding sequence ATGAGTTATGGTGCAAAATTAAGAGAAATAAGAAAGAGATTGGGCATGACCCTTGAGGATGTGTCTCAAAAGACAGGGTTTACAAAAAGTTTTATTAGTCAGATTGAAAATGGTAAAAATTCACCGTCCATTGCATCATTGAAAAAAATATGTTTTGCTTTGGGGATTACTATAAGTGAACTGTTTGAAGATGAAAGAAATGTCGTTTATAAGTTTAGTTACGATGATTATAAGGTTTTACATAACAAAAATATTGATATTTATTTTCTTGCAAACAAGTTGGTTAATAGAAAGTTAGAACCATTAATTTTAGAAATGGGACCAAACTCTGAAACTGGCTCAAATTTTTACAATCATGTTGGTGAAGAGTTTGGGTATGTGTTAGAAGGTGAAATTACTGTAATTATCGGTAATACTGAGTATGTGTTGCATGAAGGTGAATCGATATACTTTAGTTCGAATTTACCTCATAAGATTAAAAATAAAACAAATAAGCATGCTAAAGCTTTTTGGGTAGGGACACCACCTTCTTTTTAA